Below is a window of Streptomyces sp. WMMB303 DNA.
GAATCTGCCGTCCGCCAGCGCCCGGCTCACCTCGCGGACGTCCTGGGGGCGGCGCGCGTCGGCCATCCGGGTCTTGGCGTCGTCGTACGCGTCGAGTGCCCGCGCGTAGTCCTCGCGCGCGGCATCCGCTTCCTCGCCGCCCGTCTCGGCCCCGGTCCCGGCGGCAGCGGCGCCGGTGCCGTCCGGACGGGCGCGGGCGGTGGCGGTGGCCGGGTCGAAGCCGATCCGGCTCAGTTCCTCGCCGAACGCGGTGATGTCCTCGTCCACGACCGGGCGCAGCTTCTCCAGTCCGGCCCGCTCCAGCCGCGCCCGCCGCCTGCGGGAACCCCGGCTGACCAGGAAGGCGCCGCCTCCGGCGAGCAGCACCAGGACGCCCAGGGTGACGATCGCCGCGGTGCCGCCTCCGGTGCGGCCGCCGTCCCCGGCGGCACCGTCCCCGTCCCAGGCCGCGGGTGCCGAACCGGAGGCCTGCCGGACCGCCCGGTCGGTGAAGTCGGTGACCATCGCGCCGGGGTCTCCCGGGTGCGCGCGCCGGACCGCGTCGACCGCGTCCCGGACGGCGTCCCGCGACATGATCCGACTGTCGGCGCCCGCGTCGAAGCGGTCGCCGAGCGCGACCGCGTAGACGCCGGGGATGCCGGTCGCGGTGCGCAGCTGACGCAGCAGCGTCTTCCGGTCGAAGTCGCCGTCGGCGGGCAGCACGGCGACGAGGACCGGTTTGTCGGCCCGTTCGACGGTGCTTCGCAGCGCCTTGGCGGCCGCCGGGGGGAGCGCGTCGCGGGCGCGCGGGTCGACGTGTACGGGGCCGTCCCGCAGTGCGGCGGCCGCCGCGGACACTCCGTCGCCGTCCGCGGCGCGCGGCCCGCCGGGGCCCGCGGTCGTCAGCAGCAGCGCGACCAGTGCCGCGGTGAGCACCGACACGAGCCGCGCACCCCTTCGTACGGCGTTCATACGATCACGTTAGCGCATAACAGACATTCCTCACTTTGAGAAATCTCTGCCTCGCAACGGAAAGCCACCCCTGACCCGCCGTGAACTTTTCCACCGGACCCGGCATCCAACGCTGTACCGGCCTCCGGGTCCGGCTCCGGGGCGGAGGCCGGGCACGGAGGCCGGCCCCTGCCGGCCGCGCCTCCCGAGGCGCCGCGGACAGGTATACACCCCGTGTATACACATGATGTAGAGTCGTCGGCATGCCCATCCGCCACCCGTCCCACCGGCCGCCGCTCATCCGGCCGGCCGGCGAACGCCGGTGACCGGCGGCCCACGGCGGCGGACAGCACCGCACACCCACCACGACTCGATCCCGTCCGCTTCCGCCCCGGCGATCCGCGAGGCCACCCGCCGCGGCTTCCCGGAGGTCCCCGAGCGGTTCCGCGGCGGAAGCCGAAACGACCCGCGCCGGCCCCGGGACGGCCGCCGCCCCACCCACGAACCCACCCCGGAGGTGCGCCCCTTGCTCCCCCCACTCAGCACCGGCCAGGGGTCCGACCCGTCGGCCGGACCCCTGCTGCACGCCGAGGGCGTGCACAAGACCTACGGATCGACAGCGGCGCTCTCCGGTGCCGACTTCTCCGTCGCCGCCGGTGAAGTCGTCGCGGTGATGGGCCCCTCGGGCTCCGGCAAGTCCACACTGCTGCACTGCCTGGCGGGAATCGTCCCGCCGGACGCGGGCCGGATCACCTACCGGGGCCGCGAGATGTCGGCGCTCTCGGACGCGGAACGCAGCACGCTCCGCCGCGGTGACTTCGGGTTCATCTTCCAGTTCGGACAACTGGTGCCCGAGCTGACCTGCCTGGAGAACGCGGCCCTCCCGCTGCGGCTGGCGGGCGCACGCCGCAAGGAGGCCGAGGCACAGGCCCAGGAGTGGCTCGCCCGCCTGGAGGTCGACGACATCCGCCACCACCGGCCCGGCCAGGTCTCCGGCGGCCAGGGCCAGCGCGTCGCCGTGGCCCGCGCGCTGGCCGGATCCCCCCGCGTCGTCTTCGCCGACGAGCCGACCGGCGCGCTGGACTCGCTCAACGGTGAGCGGGTCATGCAGCTGCTGACGACCGCCGCCCGCGAGACCGGGGCCGCGGTGGTGCTCGTCACCCACGAGGCGCGGGTGGCCGCCTACTCCGACCGCGAGGTCGTCGTACGGGACGGCACGGCACGGGACATGAGCGGTGTGGTGGGCGCGGTATGAGCGACAGGCCCAGGGCGCACCGGGTGCGCGCGTGGACGCGGGACCTGGCCATGGGCGCCGGATTCGCCTTCTCCGGCCGGCAGGGCCGGCTCCGCACCCTGCTGACCGCCGTCGGGGTGGGGCTCGGGGTGGCCATGCTGCTGCTGGCCGCCGCGGTGCCGTCGATCATGAGCGCGCAGGAGTCCCGCCGGGACGCCCGCGCGGTCAACGGCTCGGCACTGGGGAACGCCACCTCGGCGGACGAGAGCCGGGCCACCGAGCGCACCCTGCTGACGGCCGTCGCGAACACCACCTTCCACGGGCGGGACATCGACGGTCGGCTCCTGCAGGCCGACGGCAGCCACCCGGTGACCCCGCCGGGCACCGAACGGATACCGGGGCCCGGCGAGATGGTGGTCTCGCCCGCGCTCAAGGAGCTGCTCGACTCCGCGGAGGGCGCTGAGCTCGCGAAGCGGCTGAACGCGCGGGTCGTCGGCGTCATCGGCGACGACGGCCTGCTCGGACCGGCCGATCTCTCCTTCTACCTGGGCAGTGACGCGCTGCGGGCGGGGGACGCACAGCGCGTGAAGTACTTCGGCCACGTCGAGGAGCACGGCGAGGTGGACCCGCTGCTGATCCTGCTGGGCGCGGTGGCGTGCGCCGTGCTGCTGATGCCGGTGGCCACCTTCATCGGGACGGCCACCCGGTTCGGCGGCGAGCGGCGGGACCAGCGGCTGGCGGCCCTGCGACTGGTGGGCGCCGACGCGGCCATGACCCGCCGGATCGCCGCCGGTGAGTCGCTGGCCGGAGCGCTGCTGGGGCTGCTGCTCGGCGGCGCGGTCTTCGCGCTCGGGCGCGGACTGGCCGCGGACGTCACCCTCTTCGACGTCAGTGTCTTCCCCGCCGACGTGGTCCCGGACCCGGTGCTGGGCGCGCTGGTGGTGCTCGGGTTGCCGCTGGTGACCGTCGGCGCCGCCGTGTTCGCGCTGCGGGGCGTGACGATCGAGCCGGTGCGGGTGACCCGGGAGAGCACGCCGCGGCCGCGCCGGCTGTGGTGGCGGCTGTTGCCTCCGGTGGTCGGGCTGGCGCTGCTGCTGCCGCTGGCCGGGGCGCTGGGCCCGGGGGGCGGCGAGGTGAACGAGTTCCGGGTCACCGCCGGGGTGGTGGCGCTGCTGAGCGGGGTCGCGCTGATACTGCCCTGGGGGGTGGAGCGGCTGGTCGGCAAGCTGCGCGGAGGGCCGGTCTCCTGGCAGCTCGCGGTGCGCCGGCTCCAGTTGTCCAGCGGCACGGCGACCCGGGCCGTCAGCGGAATCACCGTCGCCGTGGCCGGGGCCGTCGCGCTGCAACTGCTGTTCAGCGGGGTCGAGGCGGAGGCCACACACGACACCGGCCAGGAGAAGTCCGCGCAGCGGCGGGTGAACGTCATCGACCTCACAGCCGACACCGCGGGCGCCCGGAAGCTGGACCGGGCTCTCGCCGCCACCCCGGGCGTCGCCGGGACCGACGGGTTCCTGGAGAGCACCCAGGAGGTCGCGGGAGAGGCGGCGGGCACCGACGCTGCGCAGTACGCGCAGGTCATCGTGGGCGACTGCGCAACGCTGGGGAGGGTGGCGGAGGTCGGCTCCTGCCGCGACGGGCAGGTCTTCCGCGCTGCGGCCGACCCGCGGGACACGGACGAGGAGACCAGCCGTCCCGCCCCGCCGCACGCCGGAGCCGCCCTCCGGGTGGCCGGGCCCGACGGCCGCGGCACCGAGAACTGGCGGATCCCCGACGCCACCCGCACCGTGCCCGCGAAGCCGTCCGGCTGGGGCCCTCCGGTCACCGGGATCCTGGTGACGCCCGGCGCGCTCGCCCCCGACCGTCTCGACCTCCGGTACACCGGCTGGGTGCGGCTCCAGGACGACGAGCCGGAGGCGCTGGAGCACGTCCGCACGACCGTCTACCGGCAGAGCCCGGCGGCCGACGTGTGGCTGTCCCAACCGACGAAGATCTCCGCCGGGTTCGCCGAGCTGAGCCGGGTCATCTTCGCCGCGGCCACCGCGGTGCTGGTGCTCATCGCCGCCAGCATGGTCGTGTCGCAGGCGGAACAGCTGCGCGAACGCAGGCGGCAGTTGGCGGTGCTGGTGGCCTTCGGGACCCGCCGCGGCACGCTGGGCGCCTCCGTGCTCTGGCAGACGGCGATCCCGGTGGCCCTGGGGCTCGTGCTGGCCTCGGCGTTCGGTCTCGGCCTCGGCTGGACCCTGTTGCGGGTCATCTCGCGGTCCGTCGTGGACTGGAGCGTCATCTGGCCGATGTTCGCCGTCGGCGCCGGGCTGGTCGCCGTCGTGACGCTGCTGAGCCTGCCACTGCTGTGGCGCATGATGCGCCCGGCCGGCCTCCGCACGGAGTGACGGAGGCCGGCCGCGGGGCCGCTCACGCGGGCGCGGCGGCGAACGGGCCGCCGTCCGCGAACACGTGCGCGGCGAAGCGTTCGCCGATGCGGCGGTGGGCGGCCGCGTCCGGGTGGAGCGCGTCGGGCAGCGGCAGTTCGGCGGCGTCCGCCTCGCCGTAGAGCTCCAGGCCGTCGAGGTAGTACAGGTTCGGGTCGTCGGACGCGCGGGACCGCACCACCCGGGACAGCTCCTCGCGGATGCTCCGCAGGGTCAGCTTCCCCGCGGCCCGCTCCGCCGGATCGCCCATGGCCACGAACCGCAGCCGACCCTCCCCGAGGGCTTCCAGGTCCGGGAGGCTGGGGCCGGGGGTGTCCTCGTGGATCGGGCACAGGAGGGACGAGACGACCAGCAGCGGCGTGTCCGGGTGCCCCTCGCGGAGGGTGTCGAGGAAGCCGTGCACGGCCGGGGTGAAGGCGCGCAGCCGCATCAGGTCGCTGTTGACCACGTTGATGCCGATCTTGACGCTGATCAGGTCGGCCGGGGTGTCCCGCATCGCGCGGGCGGTGCCCGGGTCGAGCAGCGCCCCGCCGCCCAGCCCCAGGTTGACCAGCTCCACACCGCCGCGCGCGGCGGCGAGCGCGGGCCAGGTCGTGGTGGGGCTCGCCGCGTTGGAGCCCTGGCTGATCGAACTGCCGTGGTGCAGCCACGCCCTGCGGCCCCGGTCGGGCAGCGGATCGACGGGGGCGTCGGTGCGGAGGGCCAGCAGCTCGGTGGTCTCGTTGTGCGGCAGCCAGATCTCGACGTCCTTCATCCGGTCCGGCAGCCCGGTGAAGCGGAGCGTGCCGCCGTGGCCGGACGTGGTCTCGGCGGTCCCGGCCGCCATGTCGACGGTCAGGGTGTTGCCGCCCGGCACCCCGCCCTGGTCGGCCAGGCCGCCGTCCACGACCAGGTCGTACAGCCCGTCGGGGAGGGCCGGGAGGCCGGTGTAGGCCCGCTTGGTGGGCAGGGTGTCGAGTTCGACGGCGGTCGCGGCGGTACGGAAGGCCAGCCGCACCCCGGAGGGCTGGGACTCGGCCATGTGCAGCTGCCCGTCGTCGCACTGGGCCCGGGCCGCGGCGGGCAGCCGGTGCGGCAGCAGGCCGTGCTCGGTGCGCTCCAGTGCGGACGCGCCGCGCACGAGGTCCGCGGTCAGGGGTGTGGTGGTCCAGTCGTCCTCGGCGTGCATGTCCTCAGCCTGTTCGCGTCGTCGGTCGGTCGGATGGGTCCAGGGCGGTCCGGGTGGCTGCGGGTCGGTACGGGTGCGGGCACGGAGGGGCGTCACGGGCGGGGTTCGGGCCAGTTGCGCAGCAGCGCGTCGAGGGAGTCCAGCACCCGCTCCCACGTCTGCTGGGTGTCCGGGGCGCTGTGGCTGAACCCGCCGCCCATCTCCAGGCTCACGTAGCCGTGGAAGACGCTGCCCAGCAGCCGGACCGCGTGCGTCTGGTCCGGCTCCGGCAGGTCGTAGCCGCGCAGCAGCGCCCGGGTCATCCGGGAGTGCCTGATCCCCGCGCCGGCCGCCGCCGTCTCCGGGTCCAGCCTGGTCTGCGCGGCGGCGTAGCGCCCGGGGTGCTCCCGCGCGTAGTCGCGGTAGACGTTCGCGAAGGCCGTCAGCGCGTCCTTGCCCGAGCGTCCGGCGAGCGCCTCGGCGGCCCGGTCCGCCATCTCCTCCAGGGCGAGCAGCGCGATCTTCGTCTTGAGCTCCTGCGAGTTGCGCAGATGCGAGTACAGGCTCGCGACCTTGACGTCGAAGCGCCGGGCCAGCTCCGAGAGGGTCACCTGATCGAAGCCGACCTCGTCGGCCAGCTCCGCGCCCACCCGGATCAGTCGCTCCGTGGTCAGCCCCGCACGCACCATAACGCTCCTCCTGTCGACCTGAGGCCATTATCTATTTGCCTAACACCTTTAGGCAAATTAGCCTCACGTATATGCAACCGTTGACCGAGCGAGAGATCCGGGCCGCGTTCGTGAACTGCACGAAGGGCGAGGCCAAGCGGCTGTCCGTGCCACGCGACCTGGCCGAGCGGCCCTGGGCGGACCTGGACTACCTGGGCTGGCGCGACCCCCAGGCCCCCGACCGCGCCTACCTGGTCACCCGGCGGGGCGACCGCCCCAGAGCCCTCGCACTGCGCTGCCCCGCCCCGGCCCCCTGGCAGACCCGGCGCAGCATGTGCTCGATATGCCTGACCGACCACACGAGCGGGGTCTCGCTGATGGTCGCGCCGATGGCCGGCAAGGCCGGGAAGCAGGGCAACTCGGTGGGCACCTACCTGTGCAGCGACCTGAGCTGCTCGCTCTACGTACGGGGCAAGAAGGACACGGGCCTCGCCGTCCGGTACCGCGAGTCGCTCACCGTCGAGGAGAAGATCCAGCGCGCGGCGGCCAACCTCGACACGTTCCTGGCCCGGGTGACGGCCTGATCCCGGGGCGGCTCCGGGGCCGCCCCGCGGGCACGGCGACGGCGGCGCCCGGGCCGACGGGAGATCGCCGGTCCGGGCGCCGCCGCACTCCGGGTGTCAGCCCTGCCCGGCCGGCGCGGCCGCGGGCCCCGAATGCACCGCGTCCAGTTCCTCCTCACTCATCCCCTCGACGAGGGCGACGACGGCCAGACCCCGCTCGGCCACATCCAGGGGCCCGTCCAGCGGCTCGTCCGGCGAACCGTCCCGCGGGCCGGAAGCCGGTTCCGGCGTGGGCCGCGGCTCGGCAGCCCGGGCCGGAACCGCGGCGGTGTGCGGCGCGTCCTGCCGCGGGGCCTGGCCGGACGGCGCGGGCGTCCGGCCGATCCAGTAACTGCCGCTCTCGAAGGCCGTCGGGGGCAGCGGCGCGAACGGGCGGGGGCCGTCGTGCAGCCGCCGCCAGGGCACCTCGCCGCCCCGCACCCACAGCTCGGCCAGGTGCGCCAGGTTCCGGTCCTCGACCAGGCCGGCGAGGAAGTGCTCACCCTGGCTTCCGGCGAACAGCGCCCCCAGCGGACCGGGGTCCTCCTCGGCGTTGCCCGTGCGGACGGCGGCGCCGCCGGCATCCGCCGCGGGCGTCTCGTCGTCGGCGAGATATCCGGACAGCGCCGTCCGCAGCTCCGCCATCGAACCGGCGACCACGGCGAGCCGCTCGGGCTGGGCCTCACGGCCCAACTGGCAGGTGTAGGCCACATCGGCCAGGCTCACCGGGCAGTCGTCGTCCGCCACATACGCCAGCAGCCGCTCCACCGCCGTGCGCAGCCGCGGACGAGTCCGCGCGGACAGCACCACGAGCTGACTGCCGGAGGCGGACCCGTACTCGCCCGGCTCGGTGCCCGGCGGCGGCTCCTCGACGACGAGACTCACGTGGCTGCCACCCGGGGCGACCGAGTTGACCAGCGCACGGCGCGGAACCACCGCCCCCGCGGAGTCCTCCCCGCCGGCCACCCCATCGGGAGCGCCGCCCCGGGGCGTCCAGGGTGCGGTCCGCTCGCACAGCTCGAGCGGCGCTCCCGCCAGGTCGAGCCGCGGGTTCGGGGCTCCGGACGCGGTGAGGGGCGCGAGCTCGCCGTGCTGCAGTTGCAGGATCACCTTGGTCAACTGGGCGATCCCGGAGGCGGCTTCCGGATGGCCCAGCCCCGAGGCCACCGAACCGACCGGAACCGGCTCGGATACTCCGTCGAACACCTCGCGCAGCGCGCGCAGTTCAGCCTCGTCCGCCGCGGGGACCCCGTTCGCCGACGCCTCCAC
It encodes the following:
- a CDS encoding ABC transporter ATP-binding protein produces the protein MLPPLSTGQGSDPSAGPLLHAEGVHKTYGSTAALSGADFSVAAGEVVAVMGPSGSGKSTLLHCLAGIVPPDAGRITYRGREMSALSDAERSTLRRGDFGFIFQFGQLVPELTCLENAALPLRLAGARRKEAEAQAQEWLARLEVDDIRHHRPGQVSGGQGQRVAVARALAGSPRVVFADEPTGALDSLNGERVMQLLTTAARETGAAVVLVTHEARVAAYSDREVVVRDGTARDMSGVVGAV
- a CDS encoding ABC transporter permease translates to MSDRPRAHRVRAWTRDLAMGAGFAFSGRQGRLRTLLTAVGVGLGVAMLLLAAAVPSIMSAQESRRDARAVNGSALGNATSADESRATERTLLTAVANTTFHGRDIDGRLLQADGSHPVTPPGTERIPGPGEMVVSPALKELLDSAEGAELAKRLNARVVGVIGDDGLLGPADLSFYLGSDALRAGDAQRVKYFGHVEEHGEVDPLLILLGAVACAVLLMPVATFIGTATRFGGERRDQRLAALRLVGADAAMTRRIAAGESLAGALLGLLLGGAVFALGRGLAADVTLFDVSVFPADVVPDPVLGALVVLGLPLVTVGAAVFALRGVTIEPVRVTRESTPRPRRLWWRLLPPVVGLALLLPLAGALGPGGGEVNEFRVTAGVVALLSGVALILPWGVERLVGKLRGGPVSWQLAVRRLQLSSGTATRAVSGITVAVAGAVALQLLFSGVEAEATHDTGQEKSAQRRVNVIDLTADTAGARKLDRALAATPGVAGTDGFLESTQEVAGEAAGTDAAQYAQVIVGDCATLGRVAEVGSCRDGQVFRAAADPRDTDEETSRPAPPHAGAALRVAGPDGRGTENWRIPDATRTVPAKPSGWGPPVTGILVTPGALAPDRLDLRYTGWVRLQDDEPEALEHVRTTVYRQSPAADVWLSQPTKISAGFAELSRVIFAAATAVLVLIAASMVVSQAEQLRERRRQLAVLVAFGTRRGTLGASVLWQTAIPVALGLVLASAFGLGLGWTLLRVISRSVVDWSVIWPMFAVGAGLVAVVTLLSLPLLWRMMRPAGLRTE
- a CDS encoding GDSL-type esterase/lipase family protein; amino-acid sequence: MHAEDDWTTTPLTADLVRGASALERTEHGLLPHRLPAAARAQCDDGQLHMAESQPSGVRLAFRTAATAVELDTLPTKRAYTGLPALPDGLYDLVVDGGLADQGGVPGGNTLTVDMAAGTAETTSGHGGTLRFTGLPDRMKDVEIWLPHNETTELLALRTDAPVDPLPDRGRRAWLHHGSSISQGSNAASPTTTWPALAAARGGVELVNLGLGGGALLDPGTARAMRDTPADLISVKIGINVVNSDLMRLRAFTPAVHGFLDTLREGHPDTPLLVVSSLLCPIHEDTPGPSLPDLEALGEGRLRFVAMGDPAERAAGKLTLRSIREELSRVVRSRASDDPNLYYLDGLELYGEADAAELPLPDALHPDAAAHRRIGERFAAHVFADGGPFAAAPA
- a CDS encoding TetR/AcrR family transcriptional regulator, encoding MVRAGLTTERLIRVGAELADEVGFDQVTLSELARRFDVKVASLYSHLRNSQELKTKIALLALEEMADRAAEALAGRSGKDALTAFANVYRDYAREHPGRYAAAQTRLDPETAAAGAGIRHSRMTRALLRGYDLPEPDQTHAVRLLGSVFHGYVSLEMGGGFSHSAPDTQQTWERVLDSLDALLRNWPEPRP
- a CDS encoding FBP domain-containing protein, whose protein sequence is MQPLTEREIRAAFVNCTKGEAKRLSVPRDLAERPWADLDYLGWRDPQAPDRAYLVTRRGDRPRALALRCPAPAPWQTRRSMCSICLTDHTSGVSLMVAPMAGKAGKQGNSVGTYLCSDLSCSLYVRGKKDTGLAVRYRESLTVEEKIQRAAANLDTFLARVTA